One region of Synechococcus elongatus PCC 11801 genomic DNA includes:
- a CDS encoding 4a-hydroxytetrahydrobiopterin dehydratase, with protein MARNVEMNSVLSAAEIQTRLLRLPAWRLDGQAIVCDRRFAGFPEAIAFLDRLVEPAEAAGHHPDLEVSYNRVTIRLTTHDAGGLTEKDFALAETISQL; from the coding sequence ATGGCTCGAAACGTGGAGATGAACTCAGTGTTGAGTGCTGCCGAGATTCAAACTCGCTTACTGCGCTTACCGGCGTGGCGTCTGGATGGACAAGCGATTGTCTGCGATCGCCGTTTTGCCGGGTTTCCAGAAGCGATCGCCTTCTTGGATCGATTGGTGGAACCTGCAGAAGCGGCAGGACACCACCCCGACCTAGAGGTTTCCTATAACCGAGTCACCATCCGTTTGACGACGCACGATGCAGGAGGATTGACCGAGAAAGACTTCGCCTTGGCTGAAACCATCAGCCAGTTGTAG